GGTTATAGAATGGATTTTGTAAATAGAACGATTAAAATTGCGAGGAAGAATGTGGAGGGTGGTGGAGGTCCCTTTGCTTGCGTTATTATACCATTCGTAAAAAATAACGTCATAAAATAGCCCACGGTCTTGAACAGAGCCTTCTCACTCTGGTTGGAGTGTCAACAAATGCATTCCATGCATCGCAGCAGGCCATCGTAATCGCATCATAATCTTCATAACAGCGATTCGCTAGATGTTCATCTCGAAGCGTTTGCCATACTTGTTCTGTTGGATTCAACTCTGGCGAAACCGGAGGAAGCGGTAGAAGGCTTATGTTGCTAAACCTTTTAAGTCGCTTTGTTGTATGCCAAGCAGCTCTATCCAGCACAATAACTGCATGCCTTCCTTCAGGAATCTTCATGGAAATGTGCTCAAGATGCACAAGCATTGCTTCTGTATTTACAGCTGGCATTACAAGGCCTACAGCTTCATCTCTGACGGGGCAAATAGCTCCAAATATGTAAGCGTATTCAAATTGCTGCTGACGTGCGAGCCGAGGACGTGTTCCTTTATTGGCCCATGTACGGGTTACAGTGCCTCTTTGGCCCACTCTAGCCTCATCTTGGAACCAAATATCAACAGACTCTATTTCTACTCCTGCTGGCAATGCCTCAACTACTTTTTCTGAGAAGTTTTTTTAAAAGTCTCTTGGGCTTCTAAGTCTGCCTTGGGGTGAATTGATCGACCCGAGATCCAGACGAGGTCAGCCCTTTTCAATGTATTGTATACCGTCTTCAAAGATGGGTCGACTCCATATTTTGTTTTCATCAATTCCAAAATGTCTCTCCCTTTGATACGTCCACCTACTTTCTTCTCTTGCAGCTCTAAAACAGCTTGCCTGAATGCAGCTTGATGTTCTAGAGGTATCAATGGCTTCTTACCTCTACCCGGCTTATCTTTTAACCCTTCGAAACCTTCCGTTCTAAATCTCTTGATCCACCTCATCAAAGACCTGAGTTTCACCCGTACAAAGGCTGCTGTTTCTGTAAACGTCTTCCCTTCTTGGAGATGGGCAAATGCCAGAAACCGCCTCCTTTCTCTTGGACTCCCCTCTGTTTTAGCAAGCTTATCGAAATCGTACTGATCAAGTCCTTTTATCTGAGCGGCCTTTCTTCCTCTCAACACTCACCTCCTGTTAAACTCAAACAGCTTACATGAAAAGACCAATTAAATTTATGACTTTATTTTTTACGAATGGTATTACTAAGGATGGAGAAGTCTTAGACGAGGCAGCCAATCAAGTGGCTCAAACAAACGATCCCACTGCTCATGCCGAAATTTTAGCGATACAAAAGGGTTCACGGGTTTTAAAATCAGAGTATTTTTACGGATGCACGTTTTATATTCTTGCTCACTCTTGCCCGATGTGCCTTGCCGCCATGTACTATTGCAGCCCAGAGAAGGTCATATTTATCACAACTCGAGACGATTACTCTAAGTTTTATGTGGATGATCGGAAGTACTTTACACTTCTAAATTTCTATGAGGAGATTGGAAAACCTTGGCAAGAGCGCGCGATCCCTATGGAGCATCATCCAGATGATGAAGCCTTTGCTGTTTACAAGCTGTGGCAAAAGCTCAATCGCCCAAAATAGACGAGACTATTTACTTCCTTGGAATTATACTTTTGTATAGTATGGCCGGCCCATTCATAGATGAACCCTAACTTGGACACCGATGATACAAAGCGTTAAGAAATTTCTGATGCCTTTTGAGGGTAAATGGAATATTGATTTTTTCTCTGGGCTTACTGTTGCCTTGGCCCTCATTCCTGAATCTATTGCATTTGCACTGGTGGCACATCTTGATCCATTAGTGGGGCTATTTTCAGCGTTTTTCATGTGCATCATTACCGCAATATTCGGTGGGCGTCCTGGAATGATCTCAGGTGCAACGGGCGCGATGGCAGTGGTTATTGTTTCTTTGGTCATCCAATATGGAGTTGAGTATCTATTTGCGACTGTCGTGTTAACTGGTATTTTCCAGGTACTAGTGGGTGTATTCCGCTTGGGCAAACTCATCCGTATCTTGCCAAAGCCTGTAATGGTGGGTTTTGTAAACGGTTTAGCGATTGTTATTTTCTTGGCACAATTAGAGCAATTTAAAGTCACTGGTAATGGTGAAGCTGTTTGGTTAACAGGTTCTCCGCTGTATTTAATGATTGGGCTGATTATCATTGCCATGGCTATGACCTACTTTCTCCCAAAATTCACCAAGAAAATACCGTCTGCCCTAGTTGCAATTATCGTTGTTTCAGCGCTAGTACATCTCTTCAATTTAGATACGCGTGTTGTTGATGATATGATGGGAAGAGAGCAAGTTTCTGCGGCATTTCCAACCTTTGCTTGGTTGCAGATTCCGCTGAGTTTCACGGCTATTAAAGTCATCGTGCCCTATGCTATTACGCTGTGCATCATTGGGCTTTCTGAGTCGTTAATGACCCTGTCTCTTATTGACGAAATGACCCACACTAGAGGTCGTGCTAACAGAGAGTGTATCGCTCAAGGCCTTGGAAACATTGTTTCTGGCTTTTTTAAGGGGATGGGTGGTTGCGCAATGCTAGGACAGAGTATGATCAACATTAATTCCGGTGGGCGCGGGAGATTTTCAGGGGTTGTTGCTGGGATTACGCTTTTTATTTTTATTATTTTTCTCTGGCCCATCATTAAACTGATCCCTCTAGCAGCTCTTGTAGGTGTGATGTTTATGGTGGTGATCGCAACCTTCGAGTGGGCAACGTTTAAATTTATTCGTAAAATCCCCAAGCACGATGCCTTTATCATTGCTTTAGTGACGCTTGTCACGGTTTTTACCAATTTAGCTGTTGCGGTTGTCGTAGGGGTGATTATTGCTGCATTGGTTTTTGCATGGGATACCGCAAAAAACATCTATGCCGAGAAGAAAACCAATGCCAAAGGCGAAAAGGAATACATTCTGCATGGCCCATTGTTTTTCGGATCTGTAACGCAGTTTAAAACCTTATTTGAGATAAAAAATGATCCGAAAGAGGTGATCATCGACTTTATGCATGCACGAGTGACCGATCACTCAGCGATTGAAGCGATACAATTTATTACCGAACGCTATATGGCATTGGGTAAAAACTTGCATCTTCGGCATCTCAGCCCCG
The window above is part of the Candidatus Neptunochlamydia sp. REUL1 genome. Proteins encoded here:
- a CDS encoding IS630 family transposase, whose translation is MPAGVEIESVDIWFQDEARVGQRGTVTRTWANKGTRPRLARQQQFEYAYIFGAICPVRDEAVGLVMPAVNTEAMLVHLEHISMKIPEGRHAVIVLDRAAWHTTKRLKRFSNISLLPLPPVSPELNPTEQVWQTLRDEHLANRCYEDYDAITMACCDAWNAFVDTPTRVRRLCSRPWAIL
- a CDS encoding SulP family inorganic anion transporter, yielding MIQSVKKFLMPFEGKWNIDFFSGLTVALALIPESIAFALVAHLDPLVGLFSAFFMCIITAIFGGRPGMISGATGAMAVVIVSLVIQYGVEYLFATVVLTGIFQVLVGVFRLGKLIRILPKPVMVGFVNGLAIVIFLAQLEQFKVTGNGEAVWLTGSPLYLMIGLIIIAMAMTYFLPKFTKKIPSALVAIIVVSALVHLFNLDTRVVDDMMGREQVSAAFPTFAWLQIPLSFTAIKVIVPYAITLCIIGLSESLMTLSLIDEMTHTRGRANRECIAQGLGNIVSGFFKGMGGCAMLGQSMININSGGRGRFSGVVAGITLFIFIIFLWPIIKLIPLAALVGVMFMVVIATFEWATFKFIRKIPKHDAFIIALVTLVTVFTNLAVAVVVGVIIAALVFAWDTAKNIYAEKKTNAKGEKEYILHGPLFFGSVTQFKTLFEIKNDPKEVIIDFMHARVTDHSAIEAIQFITERYMALGKNLHLRHLSPECKLLLGRAGDMVETNVLEDPDYRVASDKLG
- a CDS encoding helix-turn-helix domain-containing protein translates to MLRGRKAAQIKGLDQYDFDKLAKTEGSPRERRRFLAFAHLQEGKTFTETAAFVRVKLRSLMRWIKRFRTEGFEGLKDKPGRGKKPLIPLEHQAAFRQAVLELQEKKVGGRIKGRDILELMKTKYGVDPSLKTVYNTLKRADLVWISGRSIHPKADLEAQETFKKTSQKK
- a CDS encoding nucleoside deaminase — translated: MTLFFTNGITKDGEVLDEAANQVAQTNDPTAHAEILAIQKGSRVLKSEYFYGCTFYILAHSCPMCLAAMYYCSPEKVIFITTRDDYSKFYVDDRKYFTLLNFYEEIGKPWQERAIPMEHHPDDEAFAVYKLWQKLNRPK